One genomic region from Methanofastidiosum sp. encodes:
- the larA gene encoding nickel-dependent lactate racemase, producing the protein MKLNIPYKKESVLIEIPDKNLLAIVEPKEVKGSAKENVLKKTIENPTNHIPLKDFLDKYKSILFLINDGQRPTPTKKVLDTIYPTMKPYMGKIEFMIATGSHRVPTEEEFNNIFGTYYSEFKNKITVHDSIKEELLEYLGKTERGTELYINKKVLENDAIVTIGSSEPHYFAGYTGTRKSFLPGVSSIKTITANHKHALSPNSKTLSLKGNPVHDDMEDAVRQIMKIKPNVFAINVVADGEGNIFDAQAGDIVEILYESAKAVDKLFCVPVPGKADIIVSVAPYPMDVSLYQSQKALENTKLALKDGGIIILVSSCRDGIGDKTFYDLLKDNDTPDEVIKATEKNYVLGYHKAAKIAELVTCGEIWAITDLEDKVLEEIFIVPYNSLQESIDKALSAKGKDAKVLVFLDGSSTVPLV; encoded by the coding sequence ATGAAATTGAATATACCATATAAGAAAGAATCTGTTTTGATAGAGATACCAGATAAGAATCTTCTTGCAATTGTTGAGCCAAAGGAAGTTAAAGGTTCAGCAAAAGAAAATGTATTAAAAAAGACAATCGAAAATCCAACAAATCATATACCTTTAAAAGATTTTTTAGATAAATACAAAAGTATTCTTTTCCTGATAAACGATGGCCAAAGACCCACACCAACTAAGAAGGTTTTAGATACAATATACCCCACAATGAAGCCCTATATGGGTAAAATTGAATTTATGATAGCCACAGGATCCCATAGAGTTCCAACAGAAGAAGAGTTCAATAATATTTTTGGCACTTATTACTCTGAGTTTAAGAATAAAATTACCGTTCATGATTCTATAAAAGAGGAGCTTCTTGAATACTTGGGAAAAACAGAGAGAGGCACAGAACTCTACATTAACAAGAAAGTACTTGAAAATGATGCGATAGTAACAATAGGGTCTTCTGAGCCCCACTATTTTGCAGGTTACACAGGTACTAGAAAATCTTTCTTGCCCGGAGTATCGTCTATTAAAACAATAACTGCAAACCACAAGCATGCATTATCCCCAAACTCTAAGACATTATCGCTCAAGGGAAATCCAGTCCACGATGACATGGAAGACGCAGTAAGACAGATAATGAAGATAAAACCCAACGTTTTTGCAATAAACGTCGTGGCCGATGGGGAAGGCAATATATTTGATGCACAGGCAGGAGATATAGTAGAGATATTATATGAATCAGCTAAAGCAGTTGACAAATTATTTTGTGTGCCTGTTCCTGGAAAAGCAGATATAATAGTATCAGTAGCACCATACCCAATGGATGTTAGCTTATATCAATCTCAAAAAGCACTTGAAAACACTAAACTTGCTTTGAAAGATGGGGGCATTATAATTCTTGTTTCAAGTTGCAGAGATGGAATTGGGGACAAAACTTTCTATGATCTATTGAAAGATAACGATACTCCTGATGAAGTGATAAAGGCAACAGAAAAAAATTATGTTCTTGGATATCACAAAGCAGCAAAGATAGCTGAACTTGTAACATGTGGAGAGATATGGGCGATAACAGATCTCGAAGATAAAGTACTGGAAGAGATATTCATTGTCCCTTACAATTCACTTCAAGAATCTATAGACAAAGCATTATCTGCAAAAGGAAAAGACGCTAAAGTTTTAGTATTCCTAGATGGAAGTTCCACAGTTCCATTGGTATAA
- a CDS encoding winged helix-turn-helix domain-containing protein: MDKDKKILLWLIAGSRGGINRALILKYIISSPSNANRISIATGIEYKTVQHHLSILEKNGLLSTVGDKYGKTYFPSELLDKNIDSFNEICKDMGLDGNEFKD, translated from the coding sequence ATGGACAAAGACAAAAAAATACTCTTGTGGCTCATCGCAGGTTCAAGAGGAGGTATAAATAGGGCTTTAATACTGAAATATATTATCTCTAGCCCGTCAAATGCCAACAGAATATCTATAGCCACAGGTATAGAATACAAAACTGTCCAGCATCATTTAAGTATATTAGAGAAAAATGGTCTTTTATCCACTGTCGGGGATAAATATGGAAAGACCTATTTCCCTTCAGAATTACTTGACAAAAATATTGATAGCTTTAATGAAATTTGTAAGGATATGGGGTTAGATGGTAATGAGTTTAAAGATTAA
- a CDS encoding DEAD/DEAH box helicase — protein MEAPKPLIVQGDRSMFLEVANPLYEDARDDISRFSELEKSPEHIHTYRLSDLSLWNAAAAGLTSEEVINILLKYSRYDIPSNVITDIKDIMSRFGRLSLKKINEDLVLFSQDDILIKEIQNNERIKKYVLAAIDNNNLRVDFNSRGFLKQDLIKIGWPALDLAGYEDGDYLDINLLSTTKSGSSFKLRKYQEDAVNVFYRGGGVEGGSGTIVLPCGAGKTVIGMGVMSKVKTNTLITCPNVIAVRQWIDEILDKTDITPDKIGEYSGEVKEIKEITVTTYQILTYRNKKDEEFTHFNIFDKKNWGLIIYDEVHLLPAPVFQVTAHIQSKRRLGLTATLVREDGREKDVFSLIGPKKFDMPWKNLEQQGWIAEAICYEIRVHMPEKSRIVYATSDDRNKYRIAAENPFKYEMVKRIIEHHKNDRILIIGMYIEQLEKIAEFLKAPLITGKIPNKERERIYSDFRKGKITILVVSKVANFAIDLPDANVAIQVSGTFGSRQEEAQRLGRILRPKKDGSSAKFYSIVTKDTRDQEYSANRQIFLTEQGYKYVIVDDHNVECILK, from the coding sequence ATGGAGGCGCCAAAACCTTTAATTGTACAAGGGGACCGTTCAATGTTTCTTGAGGTGGCCAATCCCTTGTACGAAGATGCAAGAGATGATATTTCAAGATTTTCAGAACTTGAGAAAAGCCCAGAACATATTCACACGTATAGACTTTCTGACCTTTCACTTTGGAATGCTGCAGCAGCTGGCTTAACGAGTGAGGAAGTTATCAATATTCTTTTGAAATACTCAAGATACGATATACCTTCTAACGTTATAACTGATATTAAAGATATAATGTCTCGGTTTGGAAGACTGTCATTAAAGAAGATTAATGAGGATCTAGTTCTTTTTTCACAAGATGATATTCTAATAAAAGAAATCCAAAACAATGAACGTATTAAAAAATATGTTTTAGCAGCTATAGACAACAACAACCTTAGAGTAGACTTCAATAGTAGAGGTTTTTTGAAACAGGATCTAATAAAAATCGGGTGGCCTGCACTTGATTTAGCAGGATATGAAGATGGAGATTATTTAGATATCAATCTTTTAAGCACTACAAAAAGTGGCTCTTCATTTAAACTAAGAAAATATCAGGAAGACGCAGTAAATGTCTTCTATAGGGGTGGAGGAGTAGAAGGAGGGAGTGGAACTATAGTTCTTCCTTGTGGCGCAGGTAAAACAGTAATAGGTATGGGAGTAATGTCTAAAGTTAAGACCAATACCCTAATTACTTGCCCAAATGTTATCGCCGTTAGGCAATGGATTGATGAGATTCTAGATAAAACAGATATAACTCCGGATAAAATAGGAGAATATTCTGGAGAAGTAAAGGAAATTAAAGAAATCACAGTAACAACTTATCAAATCTTGACATATAGGAATAAAAAGGATGAAGAATTTACTCACTTCAATATTTTTGATAAAAAAAATTGGGGGCTTATAATATATGATGAAGTTCATTTACTTCCCGCACCCGTATTTCAAGTAACGGCTCATATACAATCAAAGAGAAGACTTGGTTTAACAGCTACTCTGGTGAGGGAAGATGGGAGAGAAAAGGATGTTTTCAGTCTAATTGGTCCGAAAAAATTTGATATGCCTTGGAAAAATCTTGAACAACAGGGCTGGATAGCCGAAGCAATATGCTACGAAATTAGAGTGCATATGCCTGAGAAATCTAGAATAGTATATGCAACGTCTGATGATAGAAACAAGTACAGGATAGCTGCAGAAAATCCTTTCAAGTATGAAATGGTAAAGAGAATAATTGAACATCATAAAAATGATAGAATCCTGATTATTGGCATGTATATAGAGCAACTTGAGAAAATTGCTGAATTCCTTAAAGCCCCACTAATAACTGGTAAAATTCCAAATAAAGAGAGGGAAAGGATATATTCAGATTTCAGAAAGGGAAAGATAACTATTCTTGTTGTGTCCAAAGTGGCTAATTTTGCCATAGATTTACCGGATGCAAATGTAGCCATCCAAGTTTCTGGTACCTTTGGATCCAGACAGGAAGAGGCCCAGAGACTTGGTAGAATATTGAGGCCAAAGAAAGATGGATCATCAGCAAAGTTTTATTCAATTGTCACAAAAGATACTAGAGATCAAGAATACTCCGCTAACAGACAAATATTTTTAACAGAACAAGGCTATAAATATGTTATAGTTGATGACCATAATGTAGAATGTATATTAAAGTGA